The DNA region TCTGGTGTTTTGGTTGTATTTTGGGAATCATCTATTTTGATTGTAATAAACCGTTGTGTTTTTGAACGCCTCCTTGCTGTTTTTTCTGCCACCTTtgggtcaaaaaaaaaacatttacttaAGACTCACTAGTCTTAACAACAAGTTATATAACATTTActattaaatacattttctattaTCTGATAAGTGACATTGAATATATTGGATCTGTAGATCATTCACAGTGATCCTGTCCtcagatgaatgtggttttaatgtggctcATTTCCCTatcattactgtttttgtcatAGCAACTGCTGGAGAGGGtgttgtgtgttgatgctgaagtTTTGTGCTTTGAAATGTGATGTTAATTACTAAATtattgtatattattattatactgttATTTTGTTATCGCTAATTATTTTGGACCTCTGACATTGAATAAATATCGGATGAAGACCTTTGAGTAATAAGTGTGAGAACCCCTGACCTATacagttgttttttcttgtgcAGATGGGCTTGTGATGTCCTGGGTTTTAATGGAAATTGGGTTTTTTAATTAACTTATGCAATCTTTGATGTATTAATTTATCATCGGCATGAGGATGGTGGAATTTAAAAGAACAATTACAAAAAAGGGGAAAGTATTTGTCAAATCATACTTGTGGCATCTAAAGcgtaaacagacagacagacaaaataaaagtttcttGCCTTCTGTGTTGCGAActaatttgctgttttttaacACCTGGAGAGAACAAAATGCTTGTCTTTCTAGATGTTATGTGACAGATGAAAAAACTACCTTTCTTGTCAAGCGAAAGtaagaggtcaaaggtgacaTGAGCATCACCTTTAGGGTGAGTCAAAAATGCATGGAAGATCAGGTTGTCCTTTATAATGTGGTGGATGTCAGTGATGACAGAAATAAGTATTTAATGCTCTTACACATATCAGTGTAACGTTACTTCATCTCACTcatcacacatactgtaaatatttcaataacaaatttgACCTTCAACTCCCAAACGGCAGACAAGTCGTTTTTCCACACAGAACCTAACTTTGGCTATGATAGCTGacataattcaattcaattcaattttatttgtatagcgccaaatcacaacagaagttgtctcagggcactttccatatagagctggtacagaccaagctcttttatctacagagaaccaacaattccctcatgagcaagcacttggcgacagtggcgaggaaaaacttccttttaacaggcagaaacctcgagcagaaccagactctgggtgggcggccatctgcctcgaccggttgggtgagagaggaagagcaagagagggagagtgagacagacagacagacagacagacagacagacagacagacagacagacagacagacagacagacagacagacagtcacagtgacagtgacagtggatgtaataacagtagtagcagttgcagtggatgtcaggcagggccgtGGCAGGGGACGTACagtagctgtaatccacaatccagattcagccactgtggaacctgcgagacgatAAAggacagagactccagggaaggagctaagttagtaacacgccgtggtaggacatcaaagcgtgcagatggagagggacagaaggacagaggagctcggtgtatctttgggggtcccccgacagtctaatcctatagcagcataactaggggctggtccaggaccagcctgagccagccctaactataagctttatcaaaaaggaaagttttaagcctactcttaaatgtagagacagtgtctgcctcccggacaaagactggaagatggttccacaagagaggagcttgatagctaaatgctctgactcctgttctgctttttgagactttaggaaccataagtagacctgcattctgggaacgcagtgttccagtggggcaataaggtactatgagctcttaaAGATAAGAAGGcgcctggccatttatggctttgtaagtaaggaggagaattttaaactctattctaaactttacagggagccagtgcaaagtggcgagtattggagaaatatgatctctcttcctggtttttgtcagaacacgtgctgcagcgttctggagcaactggagaatattcagcaacgaatttgggcagcctgatagtaaggaattgcaataatccagtctggaagttacgaatgcagggactagtttttctgcatcattttgagacaaaatatgcctgatttttgcgctattacgtaggtgaaaaaaggcagtccttgaaatttgtttaacatgggagtgaaaggacatgtcttggtcaaagataactcccagattctttacagtggtgctggaggccagcgcaatgccatccatagctgctatgtcatcagaaagtgactttctaagatgtttagggcctactactataacttcagttttgtccgagtttagcatcagaaaattgcaggtcatccaggtctttatgtcatgaagacatgcttgtagtctagttaactgactggtttcttccggtttcattgataaatatagctgggtatcatgtgcatagcaatgaaaatttattgagtgcttcctgataatcttacctaaaggaagcatatataaggtgaatagaattggttcaagcacagaaccctgcggaactccatagctgactttagtgagcacagaggagtcgtcattaacgcgtacaaactgagagcgatctgacaggtaggatttaaaccagcttagcgcagttcccttaatgccaatgaagtgttccagtctctgcaataggatgccatggtcaatggtgtcaaatgcagcactaagatccaataagactagtacagagacaaatcctttatcagatgcaattagaaggtcatttgtaactttaacctgtgctgtctctgtgctatgatgcactctaaatcctgactggaaatcctcaaataagCTAACAACAaataagctaacattagctcttaTAGCTGACATCTGTTAAGGTTAGTAATTGTTTTAAAAGGCCATTGCCACAccatcatgacatcatcataCCCCAGACCCCCAAAACCACAATTCAACACATTTAACTTGGTTTTCGGTCATTTGATTAATTGTCaatttgcttttaaaaaaactACACTATATGAACTTATAAGTAAAGTGTGTCCTGCATCATTATTACAATTGAGCAAAAATGCAATTGTAAGATGCTAATAACCTTAGTTTATATTGTGCTCACATGCATATTCTTAAATAGGTTTTCACAGGAAGATCTGAAAAGGGTTGTCTGAAAAGTTAGGGCCCAGCATGCCCACCCTGCATAGATTTTTAAAAGGCATGAGCACTGCAGTGTagatcaaattaaaatgaagatGCCTTCAGTTCAAGAGGACAAGAGACATGTCAGTTGTCAATACAGATAGCCTCACCTAGTTGTTTTTTGCACAGTCACTGTGAATAGCAAGGACCAAAAATCAGTTACACATGAATGTCTGGAATTTTGCCTTGGGTTGTGTAATCTGTGGGAGGGGCCCTGTCCTGAAATAATGCTTGTTGGGCTACCATGattgaaaatgattttctgaTGCTAGATTTAACACCTGTACTTTAATATTTGCTACATttccttaaaaaataaatacccaGACATGGATTGATATAAAGTTtattgaaaatacatttttccatCTTTAAACATTTAGTAATCAAATGTattaattagtgctgtcaaaaatattgcattattaaggcgttaacgcaaatcaattttaacagcgtcattttttttatcgtgcGATTAACTTTCTTTGTGACcgagtgaacttgtagttttttctaagctgtggccactgctagtcacgttacaaaaactacaggatccgattgttaactggaaacaaaacaatacacacgccccacgcatgttttggtctcgcctgctcgctagctgtgaaagtgtaggtggatgtcaagtgcgaaatgccgaaatggatgcaaacaagattctgaatagaaagtttagcTTCAAAAatttgccagatgggtcgactgacaagaccaaagtttggacagaggcatatttGGCTATATGCCGCATATagaactaaaaacaagcttactgcagccatagccaagtaatgttcattctttctgtatggaaataagaggctgggttgataagcctctggtgaataaatagaagagcattatagtctgactgcttgtatgttcaaaggaaacttaagaaaggaaagtttaagccatggtttaactgcactatagcctgagtcctagtttacaatgatgtgcactttgtaactttatcttgtatcaccctgttttgatccttAGAAAGgcttgttgaaggggcttttttgtaaccaagcatttatttttttgtcatctgtttattgacagtgttaaattgtgtgagattcaattcattcaaatgtgaatgactgctcaaaatgagaatgttagtgtgaaatataacactacatgttgttttcaataaaaaaacatttgcacagagCAAGCctgtccacttttccatgttgataacagtattcaaatgataattaatgggacatttagaacagataaaaatgtgcaattaatttgcgattaatcgtgagttaactatgacatttatgcgattaaatattttaatcgattgacagcactagtattaATAGCTAcagaaaaagagatttaaaaaaaatcacagattCAGGTTCCATGTAGGAATGTAAGGAGGTCAAGGTCTACTATCTCTACAGGAAGAGGACAGTGCTGAGGACCCGGTAAGCCATGGACGAGGTGACAATAAAGCCTGCAAAATAACCGACACTCCTGCAGGGCTGAGGCAGAGCACAAACGTAGGAAATGGTGTGCAAGATTCGAGAACCAGCAAAGACACGAAAGTGAAGCAGAGCAGATGAGAGCTCAGGTCCAGTCAGAGTATAGAGCAGCGCGATCCCCAAGAAGGGAACAATGTTCTCCAGGTCATTCAGGTGACAcctggagaaaaaacacacaacatgatgAACTAATTTATCTATTAATATATTACAAGTGTCTGTATAAGGTTAGGAGTCCATAAATTAGATAGTTTACAACATGCTCTGACTATTTATATTCCTTTTGACtgtattatttgtattattgcTAAAAGAACCACATGCACAGTTCAGAGACCATAACTGGAATACATTTCAGTGGGTATAATTGAATAAGAGaagtttttttatgtgtattaaaaaaatgtaaaatgtggtCAAATCAGTGCATAATGATGGTTTTGGCTGCTTCAGCCAAAAGATATCTCTTCAAAACCATGACCCTTGACGACACTTCAAAACCTATATAAGTACAGAAAAAACATATCTCTCACAGTCTGTGGAATGTTGGGTTGTAACTcgtggacagaaaaaaaacgtGTCATTTTATCATCCAAGTCTTCCACAGTATCTGTTCTGCTATTTTCTGGTGAAATACGACATATCGATTATAACTCAAAGTGTACAGATCATGGTCAGATCATCTCACCTTCGAACTCGCTCCACATCTGGATGGGttctcagcagtttcttctgcTCGTCTGCAGACTTTCGGGCTACATCTTCTATATTGGCAAAAGACTAAAGGGGAGAAATAATACATACATTAACTCAAAGTCTAGAATCATGGGCAGAATGAATAAGACATCAGAactaagtctaagtctaagtgATGCCTTAAAAGTTGTTGCCATTGCAAAATTTGTTCTTTCTTGCCattgtctttttcttgtcttgttgTTTTAACAGATGCAGACAGCACTATGATTGTTACCTACCCCTCTGGTGATGCGATAGTATGCCGTCAAGGGCCCCATTAGCAGCATCTTGACAATAACAATCGCAGCATAGGTGGTGAAAGCCCTGAATAACTCATCTTCCATTAGGTTTGCCATCTCTGCTGTTTTACGCCAGAACAACAATTAAGAGACATGGGTTAATTTACCATTCTGTTTAGGCGAAGACATTTGACCCAATTTAATCCAACTTCTAGCTTTCTAGAAGGTTCAAAGccaaacataaatgaaaagtcagataCTAAATTCTACCGTCAAAAGAAATCCTCAAAATACAGAGAATACAGAGAATGTGTATTTAGATCAAGTGGAAAAAGTCATTTCTgtgggacagaaaaaaaaaaaaaacaggcacagACTGCTCTGCAGTCCCACTGCAGTGCGAGAGCAAAGCCACTGAACAAACAAGCTTCAGTTTGGAACTGTGCCTGTGCACTTCAAAACAACTCTTGTCAAAACGCAACACTCTCAGGAAACcaaacatgtttaaatgatCTTTTGTCAAAAACATTCAGCATTATTTACATTCTGACAGCTCAACTTACATCCTGTGGTGTCTGCAGATGTGGAGCAAGCCTCGATCTGTCTGAAACTGACCTGTCACCCAGAAACTAAGGAGGTGGAACAATCTCGACCATAGCACAACTTCCTGTTTGGGCGTGTTAATGTGTTTCTCCACTGAGGACCAAATGTATTCATACCAGTAAAACTACTCCAAATGCTCAGCAAACTCAAAAGGTTTTTCAAGAATAATGACTTGCATTTAGCAAGCATAGAATTACATGTGGTTTAAAGCTGAGCagacactgcttttttttttcttgtacgCTGTGTTACCTCACGttgcacattttaaatcaaCCTTTCTGGCATGACCAGGTGCTGCGTGAAAAGCACTTTTCACAGTTCTACTATGcacagaaaagaataaaaaagacaaagaaggaacCACAGATGAATGAGGATGCAGACTTCTGCAGCAAGTTGATCTTCACCGCACAGCAGTATCAAAGTGACTGTTTTAGCCATAACTTGTAAAGTAATACACCAGTAACACTAAAACTGGTTCACTGAAGTTTAGAATGGATGTTTTGACAGCAGTCACATGATGATTATATGTAATAGTCTATAGAAGTCCTGgtaaaatttgttttttatggtAGTAGCATGTCACATGGCATACATACAAGCTACATTTGAGGAGAGAATTATTATGAATGCAGCTGCAAGAAGTACACTTTACCCTCATACCCTAAGATGTTTAATTTGAAAGGAAACTTATTGTAGTTTTAACTATTTTAATTATATGTTAACTTCCCTGCTCTTTCATTCGTTCTACCTGCAGGaggtcttttgtttttctgtgactCACTCTGCTGAGTGCTTTGACAGAGTGATTGTTATTTGGGGTGCTTTCACTATGCAATCTCCCTCATACTTCTTGGTGCATGGAGAGCTGCTCTCTCCTACTCTGCTCTATGATGGACTGTTATAGTGCATATCcatctttttcagttttttttgtttcattcccTCATGATGACTATCAACTACTGTACTGTCTCTGTGAGATCTGCATGCATATGATGTAGTATGATGTGGCAATGGGTAAGGTATGGACTGGTTATTGATTTTTCATGAAacgagtgtatgtgtgttgcgTGTGCAGACTCAGACACAGCATGATTTGTCCATATCACATGAGCAATAGCCCTAGAGGGTGAAGCTTATGACATAGAATGTCAGTTACATATCGTAAGTTGTGGGCCCCAACTATCTGAAGACAGAAACTGTTTTTGGGAGTGTTGTCTGCTCTCAGTTCAACTTACACACAAGGTGAGACTGGGGTGGGGCCTACGTAGTAAGTGGGCAAAAGTCTCAAGTGCTGCATGAGCGAGTAATGAACCCACTGGAATAGCCTTGAGGAGCTGCACCTATACTCGACAAATGTTGGCACTCCAACATTTAGTAACTCAGTCTGTCAGGGTCAGACACTTGGGCTGAGGGCTGGCCTCCACTTTGCTGCTTTccagccaaaaaacaaacagtaacatGCAAGACATTCAGCTCAGACatgagctgtgtttgtgctctaTTTTTTAAGTCTTCTGTTAGTCTGACTGCTTTATGACCTTAACATTCATTATCTGTCGCTCATCTGCCAAAAATGGAATCGTCAAAATTTGTTTGAGACCTCTGACACATTTTGCCTCTTAATGACTGCTTTGAAGGCTTCCCATATCAGAAGGGAAAATGTCCTCTGATATGGTTAGGCTTAGGAAACATGTTGAGCTTACGAAAACATGTGCAGAAGTCAGCATCAACCAGTAGCAGAGGGTCAGGCTGCCAGGATCTAAAGTTCTTTGGCTTAGGTTCAAAGTGAAGATTAAGAATTATGGTAGCATGGTCCAATTCAATTCTTTTatatagcgccagatcacaaAAGTTGTCTCATGACACTTTCCATTTAGAGCAGGTATAGACCATACtctgatctacagagacccgAAAATTCCAATGCTATGAGCAACCACTTGGCGACaacagtgaggaaaaactttTCATAAGCAGAAAAACTTTTCATaagcagaaacctcaagcagaaccaggctctgggtggcTGGCCATCGACCAGTTGGGGGGTTCAAAGCAAAGATCAGGAATTACAGTAGTATGTGTAGTGGGTATGGTTTTGTGACCCAATCGCATTACCACCAGAACATGAGTATAGCTTGTGGGTAAGTCTAAGTCATGGGTAAGTCTAATTTCAGGTttggcagagacagaaaacaatgtaGATCAAGGATTCTTGAAGAGAACAGATGTGGTCAAAGGCCGGTTCAGCAATGAGAGATCAGTCCAATTTGAATTGCTGGACAGTCttgcacagaaacaaagaacGGTGTGGTAATGAGTATTTCATTGGTTGGAGATTAGGtaggtgggcgtggctggcaggGGAGTGACAGTGGAACAGTACTGACCGAGCAAGTGAACAGATGAGAGAATGGAACCTTTTTTTCCTGATTAATATATCTGCTTCCCTTGTCTTCGAGTAAGATTTGGAATGAAAAGTTATTCAATCCAAGGTCTATAAATCATATAGGTGCATAGGTTAAAGATAGTCATTGCAGCTTGTGCAGTGATTCTAAATCACGAGACATGAATAATcctgaatggaaacctgaacattcaaacacaaaaacaatgactCCAAAACAACGGAGCTAGTAAATTTACTGGATAGCACTGAATTTACCCAACTTGAAAATTAAGAGACTCATTGGTGTGGGAGCACTGGTAATAATGGAGGTTAAAGATTGACAGTGTTTCAGTATTAGAGAGACCTATTTCTGACCACTGTATTTTGTTGATGACAAACTAATCTTAAGACCAAAAAGGGGAATTTTTGGGTTCGAGGGTGATTCCTAGATGGCAAGAGTGAAACAAGGTTCTGTAATATTATGAGattatttgttatgtttttccaAGCCGGGACCCAAAAgggtgcacacagacacagagacatggAGGTTTATGATGAATAATATCTTCAATTCAGCTAAGAGTGATACTAAAATGTGCAATGGAAGAATCAAGCTGTAACAATCCAGCTTTAAGTCGTGAGAATGGGCAGGCAGGAGAAGAGTCCAGATTTTGTACTCACAACCGATGAAATCACACCAAGTACACTCCAGAGCAGGACGGAGAACAGAACATAAGGCAAAAGACACAACCAGTCATGGAGGCAAGTAagcagctgcacagacaaacaaaacgcAGAGACTGGAGACAACTGCTACCACTGTTCACAGAGGACAATTTGACAAATACTGGCTGCAGAGCCGGGGTCAACACTTTGTCATCATATTGATAATCAAGACTGATGATCAGTCAAAAGTCAATACATGTTTACACGTTTTATCTATTCTTGATTTGACTATTACAATGCACTTTCCTTTGGTAACAGCCAGGGCTCCCTCCACCATCTTCAGTTGgtacaaaacactgctgcttgACTCATTACCAGAACAAAGATGCATGAGCACATCAACCTTGTGTCTGCCTCCTTACATTAGCTCCCTGTCACATTTTCTTGCTTAGTTTTAAGGCCTTAAACAGCTTTTGTCATAAACACATTTCCGATCTTCTAACCCAGTACCCTCTCACTGATTAAGATCTGAGGATGGAGCCCTGCTGGTTACTCCCAGGTCATGGTTTGTGGCTAAGGTTGATCTGGCTTTTGCTCATAGGGCTCCCATACTATGGAACTCTCTGCCTGGTGAACTTAGAAACACTAAGTCTCTGCCTTCTTTTAAATCTGTTCttacattttttcttcttgtgaaagcttttggaaatatttgacatgtttttttttgtttgtttgtttttgtttttttatacaGTTTTTATTCTGAATTATTTGGTCTTTTTCAGTTCTGCCTTGTCtggttttatttagtttttgcaCAGGACTTTGCAATATTGTTAAGAAAAGTGTATAAcgaaaaaaaatatattattattattagggctgtcagtttaacgcgttaattagattaattaattacgctgcaaattaacgtgctataaaaattaacgcaattaatcatgagttgcaagtcaatgcgcaagcattttaaatttggccctttgagtgacccgtaggctgcagtggcaggtcgcatcctacctgcgccactagtcaaaagcagggtgacaacagacatggatgcgacaacggagagcgaggcaagcctacttggacctttgaacggcaagtttatttataaaaagaacaaagacgggactattaacaagaacgcagtggtttgtaccttgtgtaaaagagaattttcctatcaccgtagcagctccagcctgaattatcatttaaacgctaaacatgtagttgctgctagtgccgctagtgctaccgtgagctcactccgccaacccacacttgctgagttaggaaaacgaatgagcaaagccacgacagaaacactgacaaactcaatcgcaaagtgggttgctgctgattgcaggccgatttcaatcgtggaagtcgagggcctaaaagaggcgtttcagatagcgtcatctgaatttcatttatgaagcacacttcaccaataaaaatgtggatatcaaatcttctcttcttggtgtattcaattgattagtcatgcactacaattttgtaatgtcctagaattcaaattctttatttggggacctttagcagatatgagattaaaatgcgattaattagattaattaattacaaatcctgtaattaattagattaataataattaattgattagattagaattagatttttttaatcgcctgacagcaataattattattgtttttatctgctttaaATATTGTCTACACAATAAAGCTTAAATAGCTTAAGGCTTGAAACTTAGACACACAGGTGAAGATGCTGTAAATGAAGATTCTTTGCTGAAGTGCAACAGAAACTGCTCACTCACAGAAGGGAAAAAATACTCAAACTAAGAACTGTATGTCTACAGCAAATAACACAACATATAAGTAGACAAAGAGCAAAGaccatgggctctattttcgactccgccaccggcgcggcgcaaagtcaaGTCCGCTgtgccgatggggcgtggcggcgcagactcTGGTATTTTGAGCTGCGCCAccagcgcatctcctcccccttctcatctcagtcccacccagcggcgcaactcggaaagagggaggggacaaggcgtggagtgggttcctcgcctcacctttaagaacgccgctggcgaggcgcatggcaagttttcaggagactgacgtcactcatgtctcctgacatccctttgtattactttgcacaactgtttgtatatactgtttaatttttctcagtatatatatattgttttatatgatgttctatattttgtggtatattttgtttatatatttatattttcaatataaatatttagtttttatatttgctttttatatatatagttctctttcttttctttcttctctaattttattctaattctattcttataaggagcactgcaacaaaaacaatttcccctcggagataaataaaggatttctgattctgattccgatgtctaaatatgaggtccttagatggtaaatcctcctcctcctcctcctcatcctcctcaaagcaatgatgttcTCCATcgttgcagataacgttaagcattacaatgataacatttgtatttggaatgaaatgacgtgggtaatagcggacaacatcatcacttacgtttttccatgtgtctgtctctctctgtctctagagtgctctgagatagatgcagtatacaGGTGttggtcataaaattagaatatcatggaaaagttgatttttttcagtaattccattcaaaaagtgaaacttgtataatgtatacattcatttcacacagaccgacatatttcaagtatttacttcttttaatattgatgattatacctgacaactaatgaaaacccccaattgagtatctcagaaaattagaatattgtggaaaaggtcaatattgaagatatctggtgccacactctaatcagctaattaactcaaaacacctgcaaaggcctttaaatggtctctcagtctacttctgtaagctacacaatcatggggaagactgctgacctgacagttgtccaaaagacgatcattgacaccttgcacaaggagggcaagtcccaaaaggtcattgctaaagaggctggatgttcacagagctctgtgtccaagcacattagtagaaaggcaaagggaaggaaaagatgtggtagaaaaaaagtgtacaagcaatagggataaccgcaccctggagaggatagtgagacaaaacccattcaaaactgcgggggagattcacaaagagtggacagcagctggagtcagtgcttcaagaaccaccactcacagacgtatgcaagacatggccttcagctgtcgcattccttgtgtcaagccactcttgaacaagagacagcgtcagaagcgtctcacctgggctaaagacaaaaaggactggactgctgctgagtggtccaaagtcatgttcttgGATGAAAGTAaagtttgcatgtcctttggtaatcaaggtcccagagtctggaggaagagaggagaggcacagaatccatgttgcctgaggtcgagtgtcaagtttccacagtcagtgatggtttggggtgccatgtcacctgctggtgttggtccactgtgtttccttaggtccaaggtcaatgcagctgtctatcaggaagt from Chaetodon trifascialis isolate fChaTrf1 chromosome 22, fChaTrf1.hap1, whole genome shotgun sequence includes:
- the LOC139350670 gene encoding microsomal glutathione S-transferase 1-like, translated to MANLMEDELFRAFTTYAAIVIVKMLLMGPLTAYYRITRGSFANIEDVARKSADEQKKLLRTHPDVERVRRCHLNDLENIVPFLGIALLYTLTGPELSSALLHFRVFAGSRILHTISYVCALPQPCRSVGYFAGFIVTSSMAYRVLSTVLFL